The region CTTAACTCACGGGCTAGGGATTTTTTTATCGGTGGTCCTCACCATTGCAGTAGGGTTGTTGTGTGGAACTATTTCAGGATTTTTTGTAGCAAAAATGAAAATGCCGTCGTTTGTTGTTACGTTAGCAATGATGACGATGGCTAATGGTGCCGCCTTTATGGCCTCAAACGGTTCGCCGATCAGGACACCGCAAAATACCATTGTACGGCTTGGCGACGGGACTGTAGGGGGGATTCCTTTACTGGTTATATTGGCAGCCTGCTTCGTATTAACATGCTTCTTTATCATCAATTATACGTCTTTTGGCAGACTTGTTCTTGCTATCGGCAGTAATGAAGTTGCTGTGCGTCTATCCGGTATAAGAGTCGATCGCTACAAGATGGCAGTATACTCAATTTCGGGGATGTGTGCCGCGGTAGGCGGCATTGTGGCTACCTCACGTACTGCTATTGGAACACCCTTATACGGTGCAGGCCTGGAATTAGATGCAATTGCAGCTTGTGTAATCGGTGGCGCCAGCCTCTCAGGCGGTGAAGGGTCCGCAGTTAAAACACTAGTTGGTGTCTTAATACTGGCATTAATCGGAAACATTATGAATTTGTTAGCAGTACCTTCTTATCCGCAGGCTATAATCAAAGGTATCATTATTATTGCGTCAACA is a window of Propionispora hippei DSM 15287 DNA encoding:
- a CDS encoding ABC transporter permease; the encoded protein is MRLFEKVINKNTVNVLKIYNTYLILLLCLAACILISPDFFTVTNAINIGRQYAGVTIVSLGMLIVILTGGIDLSVGMIVALGSVTLAICLTHGLGIFLSVVLTIAVGLLCGTISGFFVAKMKMPSFVVTLAMMTMANGAAFMASNGSPIRTPQNTIVRLGDGTVGGIPLLVILAACFVLTCFFIINYTSFGRLVLAIGSNEVAVRLSGIRVDRYKMAVYSISGMCAAVGGIVATSRTAIGTPLYGAGLELDAIAACVIGGASLSGGEGSAVKTLVGVLILALIGNIMNLLAVPSYPQAIIKGIIIIASTLIQVFTASNRKAV